The Candidatus Sulfotelmatobacter sp. region TCTTCAACACCCGAATCCCCTTATCAATATGCTTCTCCTCCATCAAGAACGGAGGCAGAAATCGCACCACCGTATCCTGCGTGCTGTTGAACAGCACACCGTCGGCCAGCGCCGCATCGACAATCGGCCGCGCCGGAACCTCCAACTGAATCCCCTGGATGAATCCCCGCCCTCGCACCCCGATAGCGGCAGCGCGTTTCTCCACCAGCCCTTTCAGCTCCTGCTGCAAATACGCTCCCACTTTATTCACGTTCTCCAGCAACTTCTCCTCCTCGACAATCGCCAGAAACTCCAGCGCCACGCGGCATGCCAGCGGACCACCACCGAACGTCGTGCCATGCTGGCCCGGCGCGATCGCGGTCGCGAATTCTTCTTTGGCAATGAACGCCCCCAGCGGCAATCCCGCCGCAATCGGCTTGGCGATCGCAACAATGTCGGGAGTCACTCCAAAACTCTGAAAGGCAAAAATCGTTCCCGTGCGCCCGAGCCCGCACTGAATCTCGTCAAAGATCAGCGCTACTTTGTGACGATCCGCCAGCGCACGGCACTCGCGCAGAAACTCTACCGAACACTCGTAGATGCCGCCCTCGCCAAAAATGGGCTCCAGCACAATCGCGCAGGTATTGTCGTTGATTGCCGCCCGCAGACCCTCGAGATCGTTCTGCTTCACGAACGTTACATCTTCGAGCAGCGGCTCAAATCCCTTGCGATGCTTGTCCTGTCCCGTCAGCGACAATGCACCAAAAGTCCGCCCGTGATACGACCCCTCCAGCGCCACCAGCCGCGACTTCGCCTCGCCGCCCGCGCGATGTCCCGCCAGCCGCGCCAGCTTGATCGATCCCTCGATGGCCTCGGTCCCGCTGTTGGAAAAAAAAGCGCGAAACTTTATTGGGGAGGATCCGATTGCGGACGAATCTCCTACCGCTGCCGCAGCCCCACTCGCCAGCCCGCACAATTTCTCGGCGAGCGGCCCCTGATACTCGTGATAGTAGAGATTGGACACATGCACCAGCCGCGCCGCCTGCTCTCGAATCGCCTTCACAATCCGCGGATGTGCATGCCCCAGGGCATTCACTCCGAGGCCCGAAACGAAATCAAGATACTTCTTATCCTCGATGTCATAGAGAAACACGCCCTTGCCGCGCGTCAGCACAATAGGATATCGGTTATAAGTTCCCAATAAGAACTGCCGTTCACGTTCCGCAATTTGTTCGAGAGTATTCATAGGAAGATTTGATTCTACCGGAGTCCAGATCGGTTCGTTTCACACTGCTCGCGGCTTTGCCGAAGTGTGCGTTTCAACGAGTTTATGACATGGTCCTTCGTCACCTGTTAGAAACTCCTAATTGTTTGTTTAATTGAGAGTACAAGCTCGATTCGAGGGGCATTCTCTCTTGAGGACCGTGCTTGAGATGTCTGATCAACGGGAGGACCAATGAAGCAGTGTGTAGAACGCACCTTTTGGGCGACGGCGGTTATTGCCGCAATGTTTAGCACGCCGTTCGTAAACGCCCAAACCCGCCAACGTGCAGAGCTGACCTTCGTCGCCAACCAATCCTCGGATAACTTGTCAGGGTACAGCATTAAGGCTGGCGGCGGTTTATTGGTCCTGCCTAATTCGCCGTTCGCGGCCGGCGGCGCGCCGAACTCCGTGGCGGTGGTTCCCTCTGGACTGTTTATCTATGTCGCGGACGTGATTCCGGGCGGAATCAGCGCCTTCAGCGTAAATCAAAGCAAGGTCCTGACTACAATTCCTGGATCGCCTTTCCCGGCCGCTACGGGCACCGCATTCGTGACCACTGACCCTAGTGGCCGATTCCTCTACGCGCTTAGCTGCGGAGCCGATTGTTCGGGCAGTGGCTCGGGAGAAATTCAGGCGTTCTCGATTGATCAGCAGACTGGAGTCCTCACCCCTGTGGCCGGTTCTCCTTTCGTCGCTGGGCAGTATCCCTACTCGCTGGCGGTGGATCCGACCGGGTACTTCGCCTATGTCGCCAACGCGGGTTCGGGAGACGTTTACACCTTCGCCATCGATAACTCCAGCGGCGCCTTGACACAAGTCGGACTGCCGACGGCCGCCGGCACTCGTCCTCTTTCCGTGGTTGTGGACCCTTGGGGCCAATTCGTATACGCAGCAAACACTGGGTCCAGCGACGTGTCTGTATTCGCAATCAATTTCGATGGTTCCTTGACCGCTGTCGCTGGCTCTCCCTTCAAAGCAGGACCCTACGTCGCGGGCGTCATCACATCGCAAAACGGGAAGTACATCCTGGTAGCGGCGGGAGCAGGAGTATACGTTTACAGCGTCCAGTCGTCCGGCGCACTGGATCTATTGGCTGGATCACCCGTCGCTGCGGGTACGGGACCAAACGGAATCGCTCTCGACCTCGACGATGCTTTCGCGTACGTGGTGAATGCCGGCTCTAGCAACGTCTCTGCTTATTCCTTCAACAGTCAGACCGGGAAACTAACGCCGGTGAAGGGTTCGCCTTATTCCGCGGAAGCATTTGCCGCCGGTATCGCAACCTCGCCGGTTCCTACACACCAATAACCCAGAGAAGATTCCTTGCTTTCTCGGCCTGGTCTCGCACAAGTGAGAGACCAGGCTGTTATTTTCTGGCCGGACATCGACGCCGCCACCCACCCACAACCACTACGGATTCTCGGCAATTAATCCACCACGGTCTTAAAAGTGTGGCAGCGCGGTACCCGACAGCGCGGCTTGTATGACAGTCGCGGCATAGGCTTGGTCGACTGACGCTGGAGTTGTGAAGTTCATGGACCCAAGCCAGCCCTGCGGCGCCTCGGGATGAACGCCGGTGAAGATTACAAATCCGTTGCCCGATGAGCCCTCGACAATCGCGGAAGTGCCATCGGGAAATTTCGCGACGACCTCGCCCCAACCTGAAAGTTCGGGACCATCCTGCCAGTACACATCCAGCGGAACGGAGTTTGGGAAGGAGATTTCGACCGGTTCGATATGAATCCCCTGGGCTTCGTCGGCATAGAAGTTGAAGGCCACTCCTGAGGTCAGATCCACGCCGTTGTAAACCGAGTATCCACCGAAGAACGCGCCCGCGCAGACTCCCAGGTAGTGCGCGCCATATTGCTGCACCGCGCCTCGAATCGCCGATGCGGTGCTCACCGTAAGACTCTCTCCGATCGTGATGGAATTGCCGCCGGGGATGATAATCAGCTTATATCCTCCCAACTGTTGTTCGCTCATGGCATTGAGTTGAGCGGAGTCGCTGGCGGTGTAGCCAACACTTAAGTTGCCGAGAATCGTCTCCAGGGCAGTGACATCCGAAGGTGAAGCACCGTTTCCGGTGTACAGAAGCACAGGTTCAGCCGCGGGGATGGCAGGCGGCAAGGCCGCAGTCATCTGCGCGCTTCGGGGGGAAGCACATGCACTGAGAGCGATGATTAGGAGCAGCAGGGCGCTTAGGCAAAATCCGGCGCGGTTGGGGCGAAGGCGAATGTGCACGGAAAAACCGCCTCGAAATGGCTTTCTCCATTTATGCCCACTTACTTTGCGGAGTCAAGGCCCGAAGTCAGGCAGCAGTTCTTGGGGGAAAATACCCGATTGATTTTTCTGCGTTCGCGTGTGCCGACTTCAATACAGAGGCGGGCTCCCCTCCGGCCGCGTCTTCCACCGCCGGTGCACCCACAACCACTGCTCGGGATACTTCCGTACATAATCCTCGATCACTTTTGTAAACCTCTGCGTATTGGCGACGAGGTCGGCTTCGAGATTGCCGGTGCGAACCAACGCCAGCGCCGGATCAAACCGCAGCCGATACTTCCCCAAAGCCTCATCCCAAATCGTGAACCCCGGAACCAGCGCCGCATCCGTGCGCAACGCAATACGAGCCAGTCCACTCGCCGTGCAAGCCGGGATCCCGAAAAAATCCACGAACACTCCCTGCGGCGGAGTCATATTCGTGTCCATCAATATTCCAACCGTCTCGCCCGCCTTCATCGCCGACAGCAACCCGCGCACGGAATCATCTTTCGCCACGGTCTTGTTACCGTGCATAGTGCGATAACTCTGCAACAAGCGATCGAGATACTCATTGTCCATGGGCCGCATCACCACGTGCAGCCAGTGCCCATGCAGCGAATGCGCAAATGCGGAAAGCTCCCAGGCCCCAAAGTGCGCCGTCAGAAACAGCACGCCCTTACCCCGAGCGTAGGCCCGTTCGTAATTCTCCAGCCCGTCATAGACCACCACTTCGTCGACGTTCTCCCGCGTATAGCGCGGGAACTGGCACAGTTCGGCGAGTTGCCGCCCCAGCGAAGTAAACTCTCCGCGAAGAATGCGCCTCCGCTCGCGTTGACTTTTTTCCGGAAACACCATCGCCAGATTGCGCATCCCCACCTGACGCAACCGGAAGTGCAGCAGATAAACCAGCTGAGAAAGTCCGATGGCAAACGCACGCGACAACGAACGCGGCAACAGTCCCAGAATCTTGATGAACGGCCATGCTGCCGCATATTCAAGTTTTCGCCGCATCTGAGCAAGTTATAGAAGCGATACCCACGAAGGACACGAAGGATCACGAAGGAGAAATCTCACAATGTTCTACTTCGTGTACCTTCGTGTCCTTTGTGATTGACCCGCCCGTGGGTTTTGCCTGCTACTTCGCCGCCGCCTGCGCCCACTTTGCCAGTGTGGTTAGAAAGGGATTCGCAGCGGGCGGCGGGTCGACTTCGCCGGTCAACGCCGCCTTGAATGTCATCATGTGGCCGTAGAAGTCGCGCGTCGAGTCTTTGTCCTGCTTCAGCACCGCGCCGTTTAGGGTGGCTCCGGCAAATACTCCGCGCGCCCGCGAATAAGTCAGCACCTGGGCGCGGAGTTTCCAGTCGGTATTGCCCTCGGCGTGACGCCCCACGGGGCCCGCCGCCACCGAGGCGTCGGCTCCCAACGCCACTTTACTCGTCAAAAGGTGCTGCATGCCGTCATTATTCATAATCAACATCACCAGATCGACGGCCTGTCCACCAATCTGAAATCCGAAGCTGCCTCCCGCGATGGTGAAGAACGCCGGCGTGCTCCAACCCTTCGGAGTGCGGCAACTGGCCAGCCCACGGCCGTACTTTCCCCCAAACACGAAGCCGCCTTTCAACATCGATGGCACCACTGCCACACACTCGGCCTTGCTCAGAATTTCCTGGGGAATGCCCGAGTCCGGGGCACTCTCGATCTGATTCAACACGTCCGCCGCGGCCTGCACTCGGTCCGAAGCCTTCGAATCTCTTGCCGGCTCATCCCCCGCAAACACAAACGAGCACAGGGACACGATTACGGTCAGCAATATCAGCTTTTTCATAGCTCCTCGTACACAAAAATTACTGGGATTGATCCTTCGATTGTAAATGAAGAGCCAGAAGTTGCACGCGCGAGCGCAGGAATACAGGCCCCGGCGCGTGAATCCACCTTTACCACTCTGCAACAATCTGCGGTCTTGCCCAGTGTTTCTTTTCCATGCTATAGTTCCCGGCCTGTAGCTGCGCGGTATCGCCTCGTAGTTGCACCTTCCCCTCCGCCACCGACTCGCGTATTAACTAATCCGCCTGGCCATAAGGAGAACTCTCATGCCCACTCCCAGCCCTTCACCCGCAGCGAAACTCTCCAGCTTCGTAATGATGGCCCTCCTGCTTGCGAGCACGACTCTGGTTTCAGCCGCGCGCCTTCACGCCCAAACGGAGAGCACGATCTACAATTTTGGCCCAACCGTGCCCTATTCGCCCGCAGCTGGTCTGGTATCCGACGCAGCCGGCAATCTTTACGGCGTGACTACTGGGCACGATGGCGTCGTCTATAAACTGTCGCAAGTTTCGGGAGCCTGGCAGGTAACCATCCTCTATAACTTCACCGGCGGCGCCGATGGCGGCAATCCGCTGTCCACCCCGATTTTCGATAGTGCCGGTAATCTCTACGGCACTGCTGAGTTCGGTGGCGACTTCACGGGTCCGAATTGCAGCATAGGGTGCGGTGTCGTGTACAAGTTAACCCCAACCTCCAGTGGCGAGTGGCAGGAAACCGTGCTTTATGCCTTCACTGGCGGAAAAGATGGGGGATATCCCACCAGCGGTAATTTGGTCTTTGACAAGGCTGGCAATCTCTTTGGCTCGAACGTAGCGGACGGGGTCCTCAGCACGCAGGCCTGCTCGAACACCGGAGGCTGCGGCGTTATCTTCAGGCTCTCACCTTCAGCAAGCGGGAATTGGAACTTCAAAGTAATCCATGCTTTCTTCGGTGGATGGGACGGCGTCGGTCCCGCCCAACTGATCTTCGATTCGAAAGGAAATTTCTTCGGCTCCGCCGCGGGAGCCTGGAGCGGCTTCGAGTTGCCCAGTGAGCCAGGGCTCGTCTTCCGGCTCACTCCAACGACCAGCGGCCCGTGGACCGATTCAGTGGTCTATGCCTTCAAGGGCAGCACCGACGGCGGCCTTCCTTCTGCATTGACCTTTGACAGCGCTGGCAACATTTACGGCGCCGGCGCAGATGGCGGCATCCTCAACAACTGCTGGTCCGGCTACGGCCCCGAGGGCTGCGGCGTCGTCTTCCGCATATCGCACGTCGGCGGCAAATGGGTCGAAAACACGCTCTACGCCTTCAGCGGAGGTTCCGACGGGAGCCAGCCCAACGGCGGCCTGGTATGGGACAACGGCTCCCTGTATGGCACAACTTGGAGCGGCGGCGGCTCCGGCGGCGGCGAAGGCGTGGTCTATCAATTGACGCCCGCTCCGGGTGAGCAGTGGACTGAGAGGGTTGTGCAGGAGTTTACCGGAACCAACGGCGGGATCCCGCTCTCTCCACTGCTCGTCTCTGGCGGCAATATTTTCGGAACTACGCAGAGCGGAGGCGCGAACGGATACGGCGTCGCTTTTGAGATTACTCCGTAAAAGAGGGCGTCCGGCTCTCGGCTTCAGGCTTCCGGTTTCTGCCTTCGCAGCGACCGCGCTGTGCAAAAGAGGAAGCAAACTTGATCTTAGGAGTTGTGGGTTGGCGAAAGCCGGAAGCCGACAACCGGAAGCCGATTCTGAGATTGTCGGCGCGATTGTCTCGCCGTTTGAAGTCTGGGACAAAAAAAATGCGGGGCTGAAAGTAGTGACCCTAATCGCCACTCTCAACCCCGTCTCCCAGGTTCTGTGGTAGGTGAGCCGAGTATGCGTCACCTATAAAGTTCTGCCAAGATTACGAAGGTAAGCACCCGAAAGTGACCCCCGGTACCCACCAAAAGCCAACCAGGTTTAGCTAGAAGCTGCCCTTACTTCGTCGCCACCAGCGAATGCGTAATGGCATGCACCGACAAGGCAATCCGGTTCTGCACACCCACCTTGCGCATCAATTTCGCCACATGCGCCTTTACCGTGCGCTCCTCGATCCCCAACTGTCCGCCAATTTCTTTATTGGATCGACCGGCCACCAGCATTTCCAGCACTTCTTTTTCGCGATCGGTGAAAGTCACGCGGCCCGCCGGAAAAATTCGTCCCGGCGACGAGGACACGCGTTCGATGAACATCGATAAGACCCGGCGCGGCGCCCATACCGATCCCTGATTCACAATCCGGATCGCCTGCGCAAACTCGGCAGGAGTTGCCGCTTCATCCACATAACCCTTGGCCCCAGACGCGATCGCCTTCAAAATAGTTTCTTCGTCAATGCCCGAGCCGGTCACGATGATGCGCAAATCGGGCCGCGTGGCCTTCAGGCTGGCCATCACGTCAAATAGGTTTTGTCCGTTGCGATTGCCGAGCAGGACGAGGTCGACCCCTTGCAGCATGCTGATCTCGGGCAG contains the following coding sequences:
- a CDS encoding aspartate aminotransferase family protein, whose product is MNTLEQIAERERQFLLGTYNRYPIVLTRGKGVFLYDIEDKKYLDFVSGLGVNALGHAHPRIVKAIREQAARLVHVSNLYYHEYQGPLAEKLCGLASGAAAAVGDSSAIGSSPIKFRAFFSNSGTEAIEGSIKLARLAGHRAGGEAKSRLVALEGSYHGRTFGALSLTGQDKHRKGFEPLLEDVTFVKQNDLEGLRAAINDNTCAIVLEPIFGEGGIYECSVEFLRECRALADRHKVALIFDEIQCGLGRTGTIFAFQSFGVTPDIVAIAKPIAAGLPLGAFIAKEEFATAIAPGQHGTTFGGGPLACRVALEFLAIVEEEKLLENVNKVGAYLQQELKGLVEKRAAAIGVRGRGFIQGIQLEVPARPIVDAALADGVLFNSTQDTVVRFLPPFLMEEKHIDKGIRVLKKLLGTKKRKAA
- a CDS encoding choice-of-anchor tandem repeat GloVer-containing protein, which gives rise to MPTPSPSPAAKLSSFVMMALLLASTTLVSAARLHAQTESTIYNFGPTVPYSPAAGLVSDAAGNLYGVTTGHDGVVYKLSQVSGAWQVTILYNFTGGADGGNPLSTPIFDSAGNLYGTAEFGGDFTGPNCSIGCGVVYKLTPTSSGEWQETVLYAFTGGKDGGYPTSGNLVFDKAGNLFGSNVADGVLSTQACSNTGGCGVIFRLSPSASGNWNFKVIHAFFGGWDGVGPAQLIFDSKGNFFGSAAGAWSGFELPSEPGLVFRLTPTTSGPWTDSVVYAFKGSTDGGLPSALTFDSAGNIYGAGADGGILNNCWSGYGPEGCGVVFRISHVGGKWVENTLYAFSGGSDGSQPNGGLVWDNGSLYGTTWSGGGSGGGEGVVYQLTPAPGEQWTERVVQEFTGTNGGIPLSPLLVSGGNIFGTTQSGGANGYGVAFEITP
- a CDS encoding lipid-binding SYLF domain-containing protein, whose product is MKKLILLTVIVSLCSFVFAGDEPARDSKASDRVQAAADVLNQIESAPDSGIPQEILSKAECVAVVPSMLKGGFVFGGKYGRGLASCRTPKGWSTPAFFTIAGGSFGFQIGGQAVDLVMLIMNNDGMQHLLTSKVALGADASVAAGPVGRHAEGNTDWKLRAQVLTYSRARGVFAGATLNGAVLKQDKDSTRDFYGHMMTFKAALTGEVDPPPAANPFLTTLAKWAQAAAK
- a CDS encoding lysophospholipid acyltransferase family protein codes for the protein MRRKLEYAAAWPFIKILGLLPRSLSRAFAIGLSQLVYLLHFRLRQVGMRNLAMVFPEKSQRERRRILRGEFTSLGRQLAELCQFPRYTRENVDEVVVYDGLENYERAYARGKGVLFLTAHFGAWELSAFAHSLHGHWLHVVMRPMDNEYLDRLLQSYRTMHGNKTVAKDDSVRGLLSAMKAGETVGILMDTNMTPPQGVFVDFFGIPACTASGLARIALRTDAALVPGFTIWDEALGKYRLRFDPALALVRTGNLEADLVANTQRFTKVIEDYVRKYPEQWLWVHRRWKTRPEGSPPLY
- a CDS encoding beta-propeller fold lactonase family protein; this translates as MKQCVERTFWATAVIAAMFSTPFVNAQTRQRAELTFVANQSSDNLSGYSIKAGGGLLVLPNSPFAAGGAPNSVAVVPSGLFIYVADVIPGGISAFSVNQSKVLTTIPGSPFPAATGTAFVTTDPSGRFLYALSCGADCSGSGSGEIQAFSIDQQTGVLTPVAGSPFVAGQYPYSLAVDPTGYFAYVANAGSGDVYTFAIDNSSGALTQVGLPTAAGTRPLSVVVDPWGQFVYAANTGSSDVSVFAINFDGSLTAVAGSPFKAGPYVAGVITSQNGKYILVAAGAGVYVYSVQSSGALDLLAGSPVAAGTGPNGIALDLDDAFAYVVNAGSSNVSAYSFNSQTGKLTPVKGSPYSAEAFAAGIATSPVPTHQ
- a CDS encoding response regulator transcription factor; this encodes MKAAVARKPVIKIAVVESDPLRFVGFRALFDSEPEFELISATLPEISMLQGVDLVLLGNRNGQNLFDVMASLKATRPDLRIIVTGSGIDEETILKAIASGAKGYVDEAATPAEFAQAIRIVNQGSVWAPRRVLSMFIERVSSSPGRIFPAGRVTFTDREKEVLEMLVAGRSNKEIGGQLGIEERTVKAHVAKLMRKVGVQNRIALSVHAITHSLVATK
- a CDS encoding BPL-N domain-containing protein, which codes for MTAALPPAIPAAEPVLLYTGNGASPSDVTALETILGNLSVGYTASDSAQLNAMSEQQLGGYKLIIIPGGNSITIGESLTVSTASAIRGAVQQYGAHYLGVCAGAFFGGYSVYNGVDLTSGVAFNFYADEAQGIHIEPVEISFPNSVPLDVYWQDGPELSGWGEVVAKFPDGTSAIVEGSSGNGFVIFTGVHPEAPQGWLGSMNFTTPASVDQAYAATVIQAALSGTALPHF